A single window of Neisseria chenwenguii DNA harbors:
- a CDS encoding MGMT family protein: protein MSSQRPSEMPNPKSYFPTPTRPKNDRLAFEILSVVEEIPAGLVATYGQIARLIGREKNARLVGSVLANAAYYGRYPCHRVVNASGRLVPGWAEQAELLRAEGVGLKENGCVDLKRYGWEC, encoded by the coding sequence ATGTCTTCCCAAAGGCCGTCTGAAATGCCCAACCCCAAATCCTATTTCCCCACCCCCACCCGCCCCAAAAACGACCGCCTTGCATTCGAAATTCTATCGGTAGTCGAAGAAATCCCTGCGGGGCTGGTGGCGACTTACGGGCAGATTGCGCGTTTGATTGGGCGGGAGAAAAACGCGCGTCTGGTGGGGAGCGTGTTGGCGAATGCAGCATACTACGGGCGTTATCCCTGCCATCGGGTGGTGAACGCATCGGGCAGGCTGGTGCCGGGCTGGGCGGAGCAGGCCGAGTTGCTGCGTGCGGAAGGGGTTGGGTTAAAGGAGAACGGCTGCGTGGATTTGAAGCGGTATGGTTGGGAATGTTAA
- the purB gene encoding adenylosuccinate lyase, translating to MINPIAALSPLDGRYAKSVEALRPIFSEYGLMKARVKVELCWLKALAAEPKIAEVSAFSEFTVVEIDKVIENFSLEDAAAVKAIEATTNHDVKAVEYWLKERFSGVPEVAAASEFIHFACTSEDINNLSHALMLQEARETVLLPKLDEIIAKLTEMAHGLAAVPMMSRTHGQPATPTTLGKEIANVVARLRRQIAMLEAQEFLGKINGAVGNYNAHLAAYPDVDWETHCRNFVEAALGLTFNPYTIQIEPHDYMAEFFQTLSRINTILIDFNRDVWGYISLGYFKQKVKAGEVGSSTMPHKVNPIDFENSEGNLGMANAVLGFLAEKLPVSRWQRDLTDSTVLRNMGVGAGYALLGYAAHLRGLNKLEPNPAALAADLDATWELLAEPIQTVMRRYGVANPYEKLKDLTRGKDGITPEVLKIFIESLEIPSDAKAQLLALTPALYVGKAEELAKRI from the coding sequence ATGATCAATCCCATCGCCGCACTCTCTCCCTTAGACGGCCGCTATGCCAAATCCGTCGAAGCGCTGCGCCCGATTTTCTCCGAATACGGCCTGATGAAAGCCCGTGTCAAAGTCGAACTCTGCTGGCTCAAGGCTTTGGCCGCCGAGCCGAAAATCGCGGAAGTGAGCGCGTTCAGTGAATTTACCGTGGTTGAAATCGACAAAGTCATCGAAAACTTTTCGCTCGAAGATGCGGCGGCGGTGAAAGCCATCGAAGCCACCACCAACCACGACGTGAAAGCCGTTGAATATTGGCTGAAAGAGCGTTTTTCCGGCGTGCCCGAAGTGGCGGCTGCGAGCGAATTCATCCATTTCGCCTGTACCAGCGAAGACATCAACAACCTCTCCCACGCGCTGATGCTGCAGGAAGCGCGCGAAACCGTGCTGCTGCCGAAGTTGGACGAAATCATCGCCAAACTCACCGAAATGGCGCACGGCCTCGCTGCCGTGCCGATGATGAGCCGCACCCACGGCCAGCCCGCCACGCCGACCACGCTCGGCAAGGAAATCGCCAACGTCGTCGCCCGTCTGCGCCGCCAGATTGCGATGCTTGAAGCGCAGGAATTTTTGGGTAAAATCAACGGCGCCGTCGGCAACTACAACGCCCACCTCGCCGCCTACCCTGATGTGGACTGGGAAACGCATTGCCGCAACTTCGTCGAAGCCGCGCTCGGTCTGACGTTCAACCCCTACACCATCCAAATCGAGCCGCACGACTACATGGCCGAGTTTTTCCAAACCCTCAGCCGCATCAATACCATTCTGATCGACTTCAACCGCGACGTTTGGGGTTATATTTCATTGGGTTACTTCAAACAGAAAGTCAAAGCGGGCGAAGTCGGCTCCTCGACCATGCCGCACAAAGTCAACCCCATCGACTTTGAAAACTCCGAAGGCAACCTCGGCATGGCCAACGCCGTACTCGGTTTTCTCGCCGAAAAACTGCCCGTTTCCCGCTGGCAGCGCGACCTCACCGACAGCACCGTATTGCGCAACATGGGCGTCGGCGCGGGTTACGCCCTCTTGGGCTACGCCGCCCACCTGCGCGGCCTGAACAAGCTCGAACCCAACCCCGCCGCGCTCGCCGCCGATCTCGACGCGACTTGGGAACTGCTCGCCGAACCGATCCAAACCGTGATGCGCCGCTACGGCGTTGCCAATCCGTATGAAAAACTGAAAGACCTCACGCGCGGCAAAGACGGCATCACGCCCGAAGTGCTGAAAATTTTCATCGAATCGCTGGAAATCCCAAGCGACGCCAAAGCCCAACTGCTCGCGTTGACCCCCGCGCTGTATGTGGGTAAGGCCGAAGAATTGGCGAAACGGATTTGA
- a CDS encoding YdcF family protein: protein MLKKLLIVLILLPALPAWIAVQDYLVSRRGIEAVRPADKAVVLATKAYEQGRPNPCLAARVEAGAALYRAGKVKKLVMSGGINRDHRYGSRTMQALAERMGVPASAIEQEDQSSDTFENIVFSARFIENSPRVVLVSAGYHLMRSRWMAEKQWPGKDIQVFAAPFCSEPNGGYAFSLVREVAAVVKNGAKGRF from the coding sequence ATGCTGAAAAAACTGTTGATTGTTCTGATCCTGCTGCCCGCGCTGCCCGCGTGGATTGCGGTGCAGGATTATCTCGTTTCCCGCCGCGGGATTGAGGCCGTGCGGCCGGCGGACAAGGCGGTGGTGCTGGCGACGAAGGCTTACGAACAAGGCCGTCCGAATCCCTGTTTGGCGGCGCGGGTGGAGGCCGGCGCGGCGCTTTACCGTGCGGGAAAAGTGAAGAAGCTGGTCATGAGCGGCGGCATCAACCGCGACCACCGCTACGGATCGCGCACGATGCAGGCGTTGGCGGAGCGGATGGGGGTGCCGGCTTCCGCTATCGAGCAGGAAGACCAATCGTCGGATACCTTTGAGAATATCGTGTTCAGCGCGAGATTCATCGAAAACAGTCCGCGCGTGGTGCTGGTCAGCGCGGGTTATCATTTGATGCGTTCGCGTTGGATGGCGGAAAAACAGTGGCCGGGCAAGGATATTCAGGTTTTCGCCGCGCCGTTTTGTTCGGAGCCGAACGGCGGTTATGCGTTTTCCCTCGTGCGCGAGGTGGCTGCGGTGGTGAAAAACGGGGCTAAAGGGCGGTTTTGA
- the dinG gene encoding ATP-dependent DNA helicase DinG, which produces MLTDLEKNAIRDHYQNIGKNLPGFRPRASQREMIAAVANAFSRTLSREEGGDAPKREGESIAVIEGPTGVGKSLAYLLAGGIMAQTRGKKLVVSSATVALQEQLVDRDLPFLVEKSGLELTFAIAKGRGRYLCPYKLYQLTQGNAQQNLLGFEAPAVLWDSKPKPDEMRQMRELADGFANRSFNGDRDTWPEKIDDALWFKITNDRHGCLKAACPNRAECPFYLARDTLETVDVVVANHDLLLADISMGGGVILPAPENSFYCIDEAHHLPKKALSQFAAEHSWNTAVWTLEKLPQITAKIAAVTDKAETANLADEAASSLLDSLHEWQFHLAEEPSLDLRPSENERSEFRQNDSDFNRKHSDPVWLWQDGKIPEDLELLVQNTAVAARSLLKHVYSLNEALSAARREKDQDGALIDRISSEFGLFTARTEQISAVWDLLSAVPPEGSEPLAKWITRRIDDKNDYIFNASPISSASHLANSLWRRAAGAVLTSATLQSLGSFNLILRQTGLVWLPETATLALKSPFDFEKQGELYIPPVHASPKDPAAHTAAVAEWLPKLISPQEAIGTLVLFSSRKQMQEVALRLPDDYLPLLLIQGDLPKAALLQKHHQAVAEGRASIIFGLDSFAEGLDLPGEACVQVIIAKLPFSMPDNPIEKTQNRWIEQRGGNPFIEITVPEAGIKLVQAVGRLIRTETDYGRVTILDNRVKTQRYGQQLLACLPPFKRIG; this is translated from the coding sequence ATGCTTACCGACCTCGAGAAAAACGCCATCCGCGACCATTACCAAAACATCGGCAAAAACCTGCCCGGTTTCCGCCCGCGCGCGTCGCAGCGGGAAATGATTGCGGCGGTGGCCAACGCGTTTTCGCGCACGTTGAGCCGCGAAGAGGGCGGCGACGCGCCCAAGCGCGAGGGCGAGAGCATCGCCGTCATCGAAGGGCCGACGGGCGTGGGCAAATCGCTGGCCTATCTGTTGGCGGGCGGCATTATGGCGCAGACGCGCGGCAAAAAGCTGGTGGTGTCGAGCGCGACGGTGGCGTTGCAGGAACAGCTCGTCGACCGCGATTTGCCGTTTCTGGTGGAAAAAAGCGGGCTGGAGCTGACGTTTGCCATCGCCAAAGGGCGCGGCCGCTATCTCTGCCCCTACAAGCTCTACCAGCTCACGCAGGGCAACGCGCAGCAAAACCTGCTCGGCTTCGAAGCCCCGGCGGTGTTGTGGGACAGCAAACCCAAGCCCGACGAAATGAGGCAGATGCGCGAACTGGCCGACGGTTTCGCCAACCGCAGCTTCAACGGCGACCGCGACACCTGGCCGGAAAAAATCGACGACGCGTTGTGGTTCAAAATCACCAACGACCGCCACGGCTGCCTGAAAGCGGCCTGCCCCAACCGCGCCGAATGCCCGTTTTATTTGGCGCGCGACACGCTGGAAACGGTTGATGTGGTGGTGGCCAACCACGATTTGCTGCTGGCCGACATCAGCATGGGCGGCGGCGTGATTCTGCCCGCGCCGGAAAACAGTTTCTACTGCATCGACGAAGCCCACCACCTGCCCAAAAAAGCCCTGAGCCAGTTTGCCGCCGAACATTCGTGGAACACGGCGGTGTGGACGTTGGAAAAACTGCCGCAAATCACCGCCAAAATCGCCGCCGTAACCGACAAGGCCGAAACCGCAAACTTGGCCGACGAAGCCGCTTCATCGCTGCTCGACAGCCTGCACGAATGGCAGTTCCACCTTGCCGAAGAACCGTCGCTGGACTTAAGGCCGTCTGAAAACGAGCGCAGTGAGTTTCGCCAAAACGACAGCGATTTCAACCGCAAACACAGCGACCCCGTATGGCTGTGGCAGGACGGCAAAATCCCCGAAGATTTGGAACTTTTGGTGCAGAACACCGCCGTTGCCGCCCGCAGCCTGCTCAAACACGTTTACAGCCTGAACGAAGCATTGTCCGCCGCCCGTCGCGAAAAAGACCAAGACGGCGCGCTCATCGACCGCATCAGCAGCGAATTCGGCCTGTTTACCGCCCGCACCGAACAAATCAGCGCCGTGTGGGACTTATTGTCCGCCGTACCGCCCGAAGGGAGCGAACCGCTGGCCAAATGGATTACCCGCCGCATCGACGACAAAAACGACTACATCTTCAACGCCAGCCCCATCAGCAGCGCGAGCCACCTCGCCAACAGCCTGTGGCGGCGCGCAGCCGGCGCGGTGCTGACCTCCGCCACCCTGCAATCGCTCGGCAGCTTCAACCTGATTCTGCGCCAAACCGGCCTGGTTTGGCTGCCCGAAACCGCCACCCTCGCCCTCAAAAGCCCGTTCGACTTTGAAAAACAGGGCGAACTCTACATCCCTCCCGTGCACGCCAGTCCCAAAGACCCCGCCGCCCACACCGCCGCCGTCGCCGAATGGCTGCCCAAACTCATTTCCCCCCAAGAAGCCATCGGCACACTCGTGCTCTTCTCATCACGCAAACAGATGCAGGAAGTCGCCCTGCGCCTGCCCGACGACTACCTGCCGCTTTTGCTGATACAGGGCGACCTGCCCAAAGCCGCACTCTTGCAGAAACACCACCAAGCCGTTGCCGAAGGCCGCGCCAGCATCATCTTCGGCCTCGACAGCTTCGCCGAAGGCCTCGACCTCCCCGGCGAAGCCTGCGTGCAGGTCATCATCGCCAAACTCCCGTTTTCCATGCCCGACAACCCGATAGAGAAAACCCAAAACCGCTGGATCGAACAGCGCGGCGGCAACCCCTTCATCGAAATCACCGTGCCCGAAGCCGGCATCAAACTCGTCCAAGCTGTCGGCCGCCTCATCCGCACCGAAACCGACTACGGCCGCGTGACCATTTTAGACAACCGCGTCAAAACACAAAGATACGGCCAGCAACTTTTAGCATGTCTGCCGCCGTTTAAGCGGATTGGGTGA
- the ruvA gene encoding Holliday junction branch migration protein RuvA, translating into MISRLTGKLIEKNPPQIVIDVNGVGYEADVSMQTFYQLPALGETVQLYTQLVVREDAHLLFGFSSAAERATFRQLVKVSGIGAKTALGILSAMNADELAQAVAGEDVKRLSSAPGIGKKTAERMVLELRGKLVSAAVSDGLSASATDETDDIVSTLMALGYNEREAKAAVKGIPKGTDVGEGVRLALKNLLK; encoded by the coding sequence ATGATCAGCAGACTTACCGGCAAACTCATCGAAAAAAATCCCCCGCAAATTGTCATCGACGTCAACGGCGTCGGCTATGAAGCCGACGTTTCCATGCAGACGTTTTACCAGCTGCCCGCGCTCGGCGAAACCGTGCAGCTCTACACCCAGCTTGTCGTGCGCGAAGACGCGCATCTGCTGTTCGGCTTTAGCAGCGCCGCCGAACGCGCCACGTTCCGCCAGCTTGTCAAAGTCAGCGGCATCGGCGCCAAAACCGCGCTGGGCATCCTCTCCGCGATGAACGCCGACGAATTGGCGCAGGCAGTTGCCGGAGAAGACGTCAAACGCCTCTCCTCCGCGCCCGGCATCGGTAAAAAAACCGCCGAACGCATGGTTTTGGAACTGCGCGGCAAACTCGTTTCCGCCGCCGTTTCAGACGGCCTTTCCGCCTCCGCCACAGACGAAACCGACGACATCGTCAGCACGCTGATGGCGCTGGGTTACAACGAACGCGAAGCCAAAGCGGCGGTAAAAGGCATTCCGAAAGGCACGGACGTGGGCGAGGGCGTAAGACTGGCGTTGAAGAATTTGTTGAAATAG
- a CDS encoding ABC transporter ATP-binding protein yields MVKKIFSWFESRIDPYPEEIPQPPANGLWLFVWSSIAGVRKWILVLAVMTAVIGVMEALLFQFMGKVVDWLGKYTPATLFAEKGTMLAAMAAMMLFSVVWTFLSANVRLQTLQGVFPMRLRWNFHRQMLNQSLGFYQDEFAGRVSAKVMQTALALRDAVMTVADMVVYVLVYFITSGVILFSLDGWLLLPFAGWIIGFALVMRLFIPRLGKTAARQADARSLMTGRITDAYSNITTVKLFSHGAREAAYAKQSMEEFMVTVHAQMRLATSLQTCSFIVNTALTLSSAALGIWLWHQGKVGVGAVATATAMALRVNGLSQFIMWESARLFENIGTVNDGMATLSKPHTIIDKPDALPLKVSQGEIRFEHVDFSYEAGKPLLNGFNLTIKPGEKVGLIGRSGAGKSTIVNLLLRFYEPQSGTISIDGQNVNDVTQESLRAKIGLVTQDTSLLHRSVRDNIIYGRPNATDEEMFNAAERAEAADFIPNLSDAKGRRGYDAHVGERGVKLSGGQRQRIAIARVMLKDAPILLLDEATSALDSEVEAAIQESLDKMMEGKTVIAIAHRLSTIAAMDRLIVLDKGRIIEEGTHAELLEKHGLYAKLWAHQSGGFLPEHIEH; encoded by the coding sequence ATGGTTAAGAAGATTTTTTCCTGGTTTGAATCCCGCATCGACCCGTATCCCGAAGAGATTCCGCAGCCGCCGGCAAACGGGCTGTGGCTGTTTGTTTGGAGCAGTATTGCGGGGGTGCGCAAGTGGATTTTGGTTTTGGCGGTGATGACGGCTGTCATCGGCGTGATGGAAGCGCTGCTGTTTCAGTTTATGGGCAAGGTGGTGGACTGGCTGGGCAAATACACGCCCGCGACGCTGTTTGCCGAAAAAGGAACGATGCTCGCGGCGATGGCGGCAATGATGCTGTTTTCGGTTGTGTGGACGTTTCTCTCCGCCAACGTGCGCCTGCAAACGCTGCAAGGCGTGTTTCCGATGCGGCTGCGCTGGAATTTCCACCGCCAGATGTTAAACCAAAGCCTCGGTTTTTATCAGGACGAATTTGCGGGACGCGTGTCGGCAAAAGTGATGCAGACTGCGCTGGCGCTGCGCGATGCGGTGATGACCGTGGCCGATATGGTGGTGTATGTGCTGGTGTATTTCATCACTTCGGGCGTGATTCTGTTTTCGCTCGACGGCTGGCTGCTGCTGCCGTTTGCCGGCTGGATTATCGGCTTTGCGCTGGTGATGCGGCTTTTCATTCCGCGTTTGGGCAAAACCGCCGCGCGGCAGGCCGACGCGCGCTCGCTGATGACCGGCCGCATCACCGATGCCTATTCCAACATCACCACCGTCAAACTTTTCTCCCACGGCGCGCGCGAAGCGGCTTACGCCAAGCAGTCGATGGAAGAATTTATGGTTACGGTACACGCGCAGATGCGCTTGGCCACTTCGCTGCAAACGTGCAGCTTCATCGTCAACACCGCGCTGACCCTCTCTTCCGCCGCGTTGGGCATCTGGCTCTGGCATCAGGGCAAAGTCGGCGTGGGCGCCGTCGCCACCGCCACCGCAATGGCCTTGCGCGTCAATGGCTTATCGCAATTTATCATGTGGGAATCCGCGCGACTGTTTGAAAACATCGGTACCGTCAACGACGGCATGGCAACGCTTTCCAAACCGCATACCATCATCGACAAACCCGACGCGCTTCCCTTGAAAGTATCGCAGGGCGAAATCAGATTCGAACACGTCGATTTCTCCTACGAAGCCGGCAAACCCCTGCTCAACGGGTTCAACCTCACCATCAAACCCGGCGAAAAAGTCGGTCTCATCGGCCGCAGCGGCGCGGGCAAATCCACGATTGTGAACCTGCTGCTGCGCTTTTACGAACCGCAAAGCGGCACCATTTCCATTGACGGGCAAAACGTCAACGACGTAACCCAAGAAAGCCTGCGCGCCAAAATCGGCCTCGTCACCCAAGACACCTCGCTGCTGCACCGTTCCGTGCGCGACAACATCATCTACGGCCGCCCGAACGCCACCGACGAAGAAATGTTTAACGCCGCCGAACGCGCCGAAGCCGCCGACTTCATCCCCAACCTTTCCGACGCCAAAGGCCGGCGCGGCTACGACGCCCACGTCGGCGAACGCGGCGTCAAACTCTCCGGCGGCCAGCGCCAGCGCATCGCCATCGCCCGCGTGATGCTGAAAGACGCGCCGATTCTGCTTTTGGACGAAGCCACCAGCGCGCTCGATTCCGAAGTCGAAGCCGCCATTCAGGAAAGCCTCGACAAAATGATGGAAGGCAAAACCGTCATCGCCATCGCCCACCGCCTCTCCACCATCGCCGCGATGGACAGGTTGATTGTGCTCGACAAAGGCCGCATCATCGAAGAAGGCACCCACGCCGAGCTGCTCGAAAAACACGGCCTCTACGCCAAACTCTGGGCACACCAGAGCGGCGGTTTCCTGCCCGAGCATATTGAGCATTGA
- a CDS encoding SEL1-like repeat protein, producing MKKFLTALAVLLPLDAPADGAFDEQAYNQAAQMCAQNDLESCVQYGIWTRDVLDNPESALAPLQKACDGGNMKGCNILANLYADGHTAAGKDYRRAEALYRRSCDGGYGNACINLKRLKAEMPSEQQIEREQVLSSLQNDCAQEDMTACEALARETAQI from the coding sequence ATGAAAAAATTCTTAACGGCGCTCGCCGTGCTGTTGCCTTTGGACGCGCCGGCAGACGGCGCGTTTGACGAACAGGCATACAATCAGGCCGCACAAATGTGCGCGCAAAACGACTTGGAAAGCTGCGTACAATACGGCATCTGGACGCGCGACGTGCTCGATAATCCCGAATCCGCGCTCGCACCACTGCAAAAAGCCTGCGACGGCGGCAATATGAAAGGCTGCAATATTCTGGCCAACCTCTACGCCGACGGCCATACCGCCGCAGGCAAAGACTACCGCCGCGCCGAAGCGCTCTACCGCCGGTCGTGCGACGGCGGCTACGGCAACGCCTGCATCAACCTCAAGCGCCTGAAAGCGGAAATGCCGTCCGAACAGCAAATCGAACGCGAGCAGGTTTTGTCTTCGCTGCAAAACGACTGCGCGCAGGAAGACATGACCGCCTGCGAAGCACTGGCGCGGGAAACGGCGCAGATTTGA
- a CDS encoding patatin-like phospholipase family protein translates to MKTVPTAFRAALALCAALALSACPSSNAPVAPKPTVQPPAPKPKPQAVVALALGGGASKGFAHIGIIKVLKANGIPVKVVTGTSAGSIVGSLYASGMSPDRLELEAEILGKTDLVDLTLSTSGFIKGDALQNYINRKVGGRPIEKFPLKFAAVATDFQSGKAVAFNRGNAGQAVRASASIPNVFQPAVIGGRRYVDGGLSQPVPVTAAKGQGANFVIAVDISARPSERTNAGFFAYLDQTLNIMSTSALHNELGKADVVIKPKVLELGSVGGFDQKARAIRLGEEAARAALPEIKRKLAAYRY, encoded by the coding sequence ATGAAAACCGTCCCTACCGCCTTCCGCGCCGCTTTGGCGCTTTGCGCCGCGCTGGCGCTCTCCGCCTGCCCGAGCAGCAACGCGCCCGTTGCGCCCAAACCGACCGTGCAGCCGCCTGCGCCGAAACCCAAACCGCAGGCCGTGGTGGCTCTGGCTTTGGGCGGCGGCGCGTCTAAAGGTTTTGCCCACATCGGCATTATCAAGGTATTGAAAGCAAACGGCATTCCCGTCAAAGTGGTGACGGGCACATCCGCCGGCTCGATCGTCGGCAGCCTCTACGCCTCGGGCATGTCGCCCGACCGTCTCGAGCTGGAAGCCGAAATTTTGGGCAAAACCGATTTGGTCGATCTGACCCTTTCCACCAGCGGCTTCATCAAAGGCGATGCGCTGCAAAACTACATCAACCGAAAAGTCGGCGGCCGTCCCATCGAAAAATTCCCGCTGAAATTCGCAGCGGTGGCGACCGATTTCCAAAGCGGCAAAGCCGTGGCGTTCAACCGCGGCAACGCGGGGCAGGCCGTGCGCGCGTCGGCCTCGATTCCCAACGTGTTCCAGCCCGCCGTTATCGGCGGACGCCGCTACGTTGACGGTGGCCTGTCGCAGCCCGTACCCGTTACCGCCGCCAAAGGTCAAGGTGCGAATTTCGTGATCGCGGTCGATATTTCCGCCCGCCCGAGCGAGCGCACCAACGCGGGTTTCTTTGCCTACCTCGACCAAACGCTCAATATTATGAGCACATCCGCGCTGCACAATGAATTGGGCAAGGCCGACGTGGTCATCAAACCTAAAGTTTTGGAACTCGGCTCGGTCGGCGGTTTCGACCAAAAAGCCCGCGCCATCCGCCTGGGCGAAGAAGCCGCCCGCGCCGCGCTGCCGGAAATCAAGCGTAAGCTGGCGGCTTACCGCTATTGA